One segment of Streptomyces glaucescens DNA contains the following:
- a CDS encoding ATP-dependent DNA ligase: MLLRPPVEPMLAQSRDTVPAPGALPGELRFQPKFDGYRAIVFTAWPAPGPLLVQSRRGSLLQSRFPDLVDAAADLPDGLVLDGELVVWVEGQMSFEALQRRAVSGGRTAARLAQEMPAHFIAFDLLQLDGQELLHVPYGERRARLEELFADRGLSAPWTLCPETTDPATAGEWLTSWTQVPGVEGLVIRGSGQRYLPGARALYKVRRRDTTEAVVGAFTGTVRRPQTLVLGRLDAEGVLRPVARSTPLRPDALRDLAGRLTLAGPGHPWESVRFMTSWGSRTPLDVVLVEPEMVAEIMVDTAQERGSWRHPVRFARLRLDVAVTDVPPFGAGAEPASG; encoded by the coding sequence ATGCTCCTTCGGCCGCCGGTGGAACCGATGCTGGCGCAGTCCCGTGACACGGTGCCCGCGCCGGGCGCGCTGCCCGGTGAGCTGCGGTTCCAGCCCAAATTCGACGGCTACCGGGCGATCGTCTTCACCGCGTGGCCGGCGCCCGGCCCGCTGCTCGTGCAGTCCCGCCGCGGCAGCCTCCTGCAGAGCCGCTTCCCGGATCTCGTGGACGCGGCCGCGGACCTGCCGGACGGCCTGGTCCTGGATGGCGAGCTGGTCGTGTGGGTGGAAGGGCAGATGTCGTTCGAGGCGCTCCAGCGGCGAGCGGTCTCCGGCGGCCGGACCGCTGCCCGGCTTGCGCAGGAGATGCCGGCGCACTTCATCGCCTTCGACCTCCTCCAGCTCGACGGCCAGGAGCTATTGCACGTCCCGTACGGCGAGCGGCGCGCGCGGCTGGAGGAGCTGTTCGCCGACCGCGGGCTGAGTGCCCCCTGGACGCTGTGCCCGGAGACGACCGACCCGGCGACAGCCGGGGAGTGGCTGACGTCCTGGACGCAGGTCCCGGGCGTCGAAGGGCTGGTGATCCGGGGGAGTGGCCAGCGGTATCTGCCGGGAGCCCGCGCGCTGTACAAGGTGCGCCGCCGCGATACCACCGAAGCCGTGGTGGGCGCGTTCACGGGCACCGTGCGGCGGCCGCAGACGCTCGTGCTAGGCCGCCTCGATGCAGAGGGTGTGCTCCGGCCGGTCGCCCGCAGTACGCCGCTGAGGCCGGACGCGTTGCGCGACTTGGCCGGGCGGCTGACGCTCGCCGGACCCGGTCACCCGTGGGAGAGCGTCCGGTTCATGACCTCCTGGGGGTCGCGCACGCCGCTCGATGTCGTGCTGGTGGAGCCGGAGATGGTCGCCGAGATCATGGTGGACACGGCGCAGGAGCGCGGATCGTGGCGGCACCCGGTGCGCTTCGCCCGGCTCCGGCTAGACGTCGCGGTCACGGACGTCCCGCCCTTCGGTGCCGGTGCCGAGCCCGCCAGCGGCTGA
- the mobF gene encoding MobF family relaxase: MALSLPRGVMVGDGHRRAGTPLRAAQDEAGVPPGVWKGRGLAALGLTAGDVVTERQAELLLGEGRHPDADRIERELLAQGESPARARRATVLGRPIEHNASPKTDKAKERTPWLALDLVFRAPSTAHIAWALTDDETRLVLEMCQDIARDRTLAWLEESVAQIRWGSGGKHRRPVRDGLIVAVFRHYESRAAESKPLLHDHAVVSIRARRPDGTWGNLSADSMLAHIVAADTLYTLHFMEEVSSRLGWAWVPREVTPGRRPVMEIAGVDRRLIGWQSTRRQQIEDALSVLTDKYEERQGHPPGEKAGYALACQAADQTRPPKRTELLSLTELRTRWRTSAIRAFGACTVYRLAERARAAAAAVWARVRPVVDIALVAVDVVAVVYVMRGAFARHHLLAEARRHLSYVLRGRRHEPGLNARIVQAAVDDHTRPVGRGRRMTANLRALYPSDIEDQAVLRPLTRRRTAAPYERARLAAGALAARVRAARRAERLGSRTRPYAVAVPAVSRSRPRPFRDGRKDGRLPEPETGIDTVERTRQTLEAAAAQVASTLQDSRRAREAAHCLRPQPAPAAVPPPYTQQPGTQHTPGRTTGGVT, encoded by the coding sequence GTGGCGCTATCTCTTCCGCGCGGCGTGATGGTCGGCGACGGCCACCGCCGGGCGGGCACGCCGCTGCGCGCCGCCCAGGACGAAGCCGGAGTCCCGCCCGGCGTGTGGAAGGGCCGGGGCCTTGCCGCCCTCGGCCTGACGGCCGGGGACGTGGTGACCGAGCGGCAGGCCGAACTCCTCCTGGGGGAAGGCCGGCACCCGGACGCCGACCGGATCGAGCGCGAGCTCCTGGCGCAGGGGGAGAGCCCGGCCCGTGCCCGGCGGGCGACCGTGCTGGGCAGGCCCATCGAGCACAACGCCTCGCCGAAGACCGACAAGGCGAAGGAGCGCACGCCGTGGCTGGCGCTGGACCTGGTCTTCCGGGCCCCATCGACGGCCCACATCGCGTGGGCGCTCACCGACGACGAGACCCGTCTCGTACTGGAGATGTGCCAGGACATCGCGAGGGACAGGACGCTGGCGTGGCTGGAGGAGTCGGTCGCGCAGATCCGGTGGGGGAGCGGCGGCAAGCACCGCCGGCCCGTGAGGGACGGGTTGATCGTCGCGGTGTTCCGGCACTACGAGTCCCGCGCTGCCGAGTCGAAGCCGCTGCTCCACGACCACGCGGTCGTGTCGATCCGCGCCCGGAGGCCGGACGGGACGTGGGGCAACCTCTCCGCCGACTCGATGCTGGCCCACATCGTCGCGGCCGACACCCTCTACACCCTCCACTTCATGGAGGAGGTGTCCTCCCGGCTCGGGTGGGCGTGGGTGCCGCGCGAGGTGACCCCGGGCCGCCGGCCCGTCATGGAGATCGCCGGGGTCGACCGGCGGCTGATCGGCTGGCAGTCGACACGCCGCCAGCAGATCGAGGACGCCCTGTCCGTTCTCACCGACAAGTACGAGGAACGCCAAGGGCACCCGCCGGGCGAGAAGGCCGGCTACGCGCTGGCCTGCCAGGCCGCCGACCAGACCCGCCCGCCCAAGCGCACCGAGCTGCTGTCGCTCACCGAGCTGCGGACGCGCTGGCGCACCTCAGCGATCCGGGCGTTCGGCGCCTGCACCGTCTACCGGCTCGCCGAGCGGGCGCGGGCGGCGGCCGCGGCGGTGTGGGCGCGGGTGCGGCCGGTGGTCGACATAGCGCTGGTCGCCGTCGACGTCGTCGCCGTGGTGTACGTGATGCGCGGCGCTTTCGCGCGCCATCACCTGCTTGCCGAAGCCCGCCGCCACCTCTCCTACGTCCTGCGCGGCCGCCGCCACGAACCCGGCCTGAATGCACGGATCGTGCAGGCGGCCGTCGACGACCACACCCGCCCCGTGGGGCGCGGCCGGAGGATGACCGCCAATCTGCGCGCCCTGTACCCGAGCGACATCGAGGACCAGGCCGTGCTGCGCCCGCTGACCCGCCGCCGCACGGCCGCCCCGTACGAGCGGGCCCGTCTCGCCGCCGGCGCCCTGGCCGCCCGGGTCCGCGCCGCGCGCCGTGCGGAGCGTCTGGGCTCCCGCACCCGGCCGTACGCCGTCGCCGTGCCCGCCGTCTCGAGGTCGCGCCCGCGGCCGTTCCGCGACGGCCGGAAGGACGGCCGCCTTCCGGAGCCGGAGACCGGCATCGACACGGTGGAGCGGACCCGCCAGACCTTGGAAGCCGCCGCCGCGCAGGTGGCCTCCACGCTCCAGGACAGCCGGCGGGCGCGCGAAGCCGCCCACTGTCTGCGTCCGCAGCCCGCCCCGGCGGCGGTGCCGCCGCCGTACACCCAGCAGCCCGGTACACAGCACACGCCGGGCCGAACCACAGGAGGAGTCACGTGA
- a CDS encoding replication-relaxation family protein, producing the protein MLGCVRIATVRQMAQVITKEDADGRSYVRRAMNKLAELGLAETNGKDGKHQIWNLTPAGQKALADGTELPPRPKAGTGAKAVRAGFGPHGVAVTDMILAYGGRKHLTDWQVEVNHAIKETGLSFNTDAVLALPTKTSEVRLFELDNGTMSQARLAKEVWDYERYAGHRVWEGARGTIGTTYPFWQRHRYTRFQTFPRLHVVLAGKEEHLLDNRLQALADDVHGITIAVWVNTLPRLQRGEPWYEIGVDDPSRRRERYPEPVGR; encoded by the coding sequence ATGCTGGGGTGCGTGCGCATAGCCACGGTCCGGCAGATGGCTCAGGTGATCACGAAGGAAGACGCCGACGGTCGGTCGTACGTGCGCAGGGCGATGAACAAGCTGGCGGAGCTCGGGCTGGCAGAGACGAACGGCAAGGACGGCAAGCACCAGATCTGGAACCTGACCCCGGCGGGACAGAAGGCTCTGGCCGACGGCACCGAGCTGCCTCCCCGACCGAAGGCCGGCACCGGAGCGAAAGCCGTTCGCGCCGGGTTCGGACCGCACGGCGTCGCGGTGACGGACATGATCCTCGCCTACGGCGGCCGCAAGCACCTGACCGACTGGCAGGTGGAGGTCAACCACGCCATCAAGGAGACCGGCCTCAGCTTCAACACCGACGCCGTCCTCGCGCTGCCGACCAAGACCAGCGAGGTGCGCCTCTTCGAGCTCGACAACGGCACCATGTCCCAGGCCCGGCTCGCCAAGGAGGTATGGGACTACGAGCGCTACGCCGGGCACCGCGTTTGGGAAGGCGCCCGCGGCACGATCGGCACGACGTACCCCTTCTGGCAGCGCCACCGCTACACCCGCTTCCAGACCTTCCCGCGGCTGCATGTCGTCCTGGCGGGGAAGGAGGAGCACCTGCTCGACAACCGCCTCCAGGCGCTCGCCGACGACGTGCACGGCATCACCATTGCGGTGTGGGTGAACACCCTGCCCCGGCTCCAGCGCGGTGAGCCCTGGTACGAGATAGGCGTCGACGACCCGTCCCGCCGCAGGGAGCGCTACCCGGAGCCGGTCGGCCGCTGA
- a CDS encoding JmjC domain-containing protein, whose protein sequence is MTDLSIAACLGEDFLAQALHREHRHLPGAIDVAGLMTWDDLNHILGSHRLEPPRMRLSRDGETLLVGGYTAPVATRRHTVWHRLHPAELHARLLEGASLALDSVDELHPPLARLCEAIERKLRTRVQANLYASWTSTEGFGVHWDDHDTVIVQLDGAKRWRIYGTTRPFPLYRDIEDPGEAPTEPIADLVLRPGDVLYVPRGVWHAVSADQGVRSLHVTCGLQTHTATDLMAWVSEQLLTHEDWRRDLPLLAAPDGQADVVDGMRKRLAELLDDPTLLARYRAAMDGQAVGRMVPSLPYVDGVPADPRLRVRMTTARAVLETGEDVVTLSAAGSVFEFAPEAEAVLRPLIDGRTVDLGALAETAGLGLEDVAGLVQELVAGQAAVVGSLL, encoded by the coding sequence ATGACGGATCTGTCCATCGCGGCATGCCTGGGCGAGGACTTCCTCGCCCAGGCACTGCACCGCGAACACCGCCACCTGCCCGGCGCGATCGACGTCGCCGGACTGATGACCTGGGACGACCTCAACCACATCCTCGGTAGCCACCGCTTGGAGCCGCCGCGCATGCGGCTGTCCCGCGACGGCGAGACGCTGCTGGTCGGCGGGTACACCGCCCCGGTGGCCACGCGCCGGCACACCGTGTGGCACCGGCTCCACCCCGCCGAACTGCACGCCCGCCTCCTCGAGGGCGCCTCCCTCGCGCTGGACAGCGTCGACGAACTCCACCCGCCCCTAGCCCGCCTCTGCGAAGCGATCGAGCGCAAGCTGCGCACCCGCGTGCAGGCCAACCTTTACGCGTCGTGGACCAGCACCGAGGGCTTCGGGGTTCACTGGGACGACCACGACACCGTCATCGTCCAGCTGGACGGCGCGAAGCGGTGGCGGATCTACGGCACCACCCGCCCGTTCCCGCTGTACCGCGACATCGAGGACCCCGGCGAGGCCCCCACCGAACCGATCGCTGATCTCGTCCTGCGCCCCGGTGACGTGCTCTATGTGCCGCGCGGCGTGTGGCACGCGGTCTCCGCCGACCAGGGCGTGCGCTCCCTGCACGTCACCTGCGGCCTGCAGACCCACACCGCGACCGACCTGATGGCGTGGGTGTCCGAGCAGCTGCTCACGCACGAGGACTGGCGGCGTGACCTGCCCTTGCTCGCCGCCCCCGATGGCCAGGCCGACGTCGTGGACGGGATGCGTAAGCGGCTCGCCGAACTGCTGGACGACCCGACGCTGCTCGCCCGCTACCGGGCGGCGATGGACGGCCAGGCCGTCGGCCGCATGGTGCCGAGCCTGCCGTACGTCGACGGCGTCCCGGCGGACCCGCGCCTGCGGGTGCGGATGACCACCGCCCGCGCTGTCCTGGAAACGGGTGAGGACGTGGTGACGCTGTCCGCCGCCGGGAGCGTGTTCGAGTTCGCGCCCGAGGCGGAGGCGGTGCTGCGTCCGCTCATCGACGGCCGCACCGTGGACCTGGGCGCGCTCGCGGAAACAGCCGGCCTCGGCCTGGAGGACGTCGCCGGGCTGGTCCAGGAGCTCGTTGCCGGGCAGGCCGCCGTGGTGGGGAGCCTGCTGTGA
- a CDS encoding aldo/keto reductase — protein MRTARLALGTYRCRAIPEAAARAAASGAQWIDTAPNYATGQAQSLLAPALTAHPAVRVSTKAGYFTAATGTDAVNAGVLTEDQAAAGHSLAPGYVRWQTGRNREQLGRERLDLVLLHNPERAHPGNRPALHRAIRDAFEVLEEEAAAGHVAGYGVATWAGLEEEAFTVGELLALAAEAAGGQHHLVAVQLPVSLVMMTPIAQALNGQGPLPAAAGAGLRVMASAPLHGGELAGIVDQELADLIRPGLTPAQACVLAVASCPGVTDVLLAASSAPHWREAADAVAQPSLTAAKLWEITGVLASP, from the coding sequence GTGAGGACGGCACGGCTTGCGCTGGGCACCTACCGGTGCCGGGCGATCCCGGAGGCGGCTGCCCGTGCGGCCGCCTCCGGCGCGCAGTGGATCGACACCGCCCCCAACTACGCCACCGGCCAGGCGCAGAGCCTGCTGGCCCCGGCCCTGACCGCGCACCCGGCGGTACGGGTCTCCACGAAGGCCGGCTACTTCACCGCGGCCACCGGCACCGACGCAGTGAACGCTGGGGTGCTCACCGAGGACCAGGCGGCGGCCGGGCACAGCCTCGCCCCGGGCTACGTGCGCTGGCAGACCGGCCGCAACCGCGAGCAGCTCGGGCGTGAGCGGCTGGACCTGGTCCTGCTGCACAACCCCGAGCGGGCCCACCCCGGCAACCGTCCCGCCCTTCACCGCGCGATCCGGGACGCGTTCGAGGTCCTGGAAGAGGAAGCGGCGGCCGGGCACGTGGCCGGGTACGGGGTCGCCACCTGGGCGGGCCTGGAGGAAGAGGCGTTCACGGTGGGGGAGCTGCTCGCCCTGGCCGCCGAAGCCGCCGGCGGTCAGCACCACCTGGTCGCGGTCCAGCTGCCGGTCAGCCTGGTGATGATGACGCCGATCGCGCAGGCCCTGAACGGCCAGGGCCCGCTCCCGGCCGCCGCCGGGGCGGGGCTGCGGGTGATGGCCTCCGCGCCGCTGCACGGGGGTGAACTTGCCGGCATCGTCGACCAGGAGCTCGCCGACCTGATCCGGCCGGGCCTAACCCCCGCACAGGCGTGCGTCCTTGCGGTGGCGTCATGCCCAGGAGTGACGGACGTCCTTCTGGCCGCTTCCAGTGCGCCACACTGGAGAGAGGCGGCCGACGCCGTCGCCCAACCCTCCCTTACCGCCGCCAAGTTGTGGGAGATCACTGGTGTACTCGCCTCCCCCTGA
- a CDS encoding RNAseH domain-containing protein, with translation MSRPLDSVARKQARLLQFRTAPADLGEVIAYRPDAPVMDLAMELSREYKRNVGTGLDVQPPYRALECVLRAAAGTWARWQWNDGCYELLCAAPISAEDRRDVFRYWAEAVVPGPDGRRIGEQLAELLARAEPRSADRPPPPSAGKRSRGWWPGELARWRLAEELAALEWPRNDGAPVRFALCTDGRLAAIGHELPAEPDRKGTVRHLLPRITIGTAASGHSRRHALTVNATTTLLATSWKGVATVLLANPDQPLVVAAATDGPPWKRRLNVPVVAASRRLAALPRLSANVPPFPEHLADGALADTAPGPVWAVAPASVRTPGLGRGHGMEFFRRLEQAIDTRCEKYSHRSPVFIEVPGIKVPPTESGSRVSGPIPLERIPTALDAAGVGTLLVPVLWSTDEVRARVKAAIAAQWGPGEDWKAVEGVAEPAAGGRIEVVFLHDKAGALGHGPRTSAERERDLAQILAPYIREDTLVAAICETDWDPERWYLSVEAREKAEAEDGKWPSKQALARLAATSQYIKQAPPPVPTHTREGKPYNEKYRAKKVASRQSGLDSSTANVLREILSGVGATDHRLGAAFGKLPLENWWHIGIHVRRHAQRRTPGKRRTTEPAPITATLTAMRPTGGKDDPWQIWAYSPQAGRWQPHSPATTALHATDLAWDVSGYRPAADETLQARAAADIVEQALIASRTQLPAPAPAVLYVDGDTAEYIWVGLTDEALGQDPPPGMPRPASWLPGHSLPRTQRPLATVRVIGDLERIGRPTGAHMRTSDGTWRATDTTNSLFQLATDDGTLTYPDLLLVNVPRTWAAGPSGRFGKDETRFESSSQNKNGYAHTATRFTVITQSPDADCDLIGAAAAVLTNQGITSDVRQSTPTPLHLARRMDSTHPYYRRTAESAEDAPDAAEDGNTAQAETTSL, from the coding sequence ATGAGCCGCCCGCTCGACAGCGTCGCCCGCAAGCAGGCCCGCCTGCTGCAGTTCCGCACCGCTCCCGCCGACCTGGGCGAGGTGATCGCCTACCGGCCCGACGCCCCCGTCATGGACCTGGCCATGGAGCTCTCGCGCGAGTACAAGCGCAACGTCGGCACCGGTCTGGACGTGCAGCCGCCCTACCGGGCGCTGGAGTGTGTCCTGCGCGCGGCGGCGGGCACCTGGGCGCGCTGGCAGTGGAACGACGGCTGCTACGAACTCCTGTGCGCGGCGCCGATCAGCGCCGAGGACCGGCGCGACGTGTTCCGCTACTGGGCCGAAGCCGTGGTCCCCGGCCCCGACGGCCGACGCATCGGCGAACAGCTGGCCGAACTCCTCGCCCGGGCCGAGCCCCGCTCCGCCGACCGGCCCCCGCCGCCGAGCGCCGGCAAGCGCTCGCGCGGCTGGTGGCCGGGCGAACTCGCCCGCTGGCGCCTGGCCGAGGAACTCGCCGCCCTCGAGTGGCCCCGCAACGACGGGGCCCCCGTCCGTTTCGCCCTGTGCACCGACGGCCGCCTGGCCGCGATCGGCCACGAACTGCCCGCCGAACCCGACCGCAAGGGCACCGTGCGCCACCTGCTGCCCCGTATCACCATCGGCACCGCCGCCAGCGGGCACTCCCGGCGCCACGCGCTGACCGTGAACGCCACCACCACCCTCCTCGCCACCTCCTGGAAGGGTGTCGCCACCGTCCTGCTGGCCAACCCCGACCAGCCGCTCGTCGTCGCCGCGGCCACCGACGGCCCGCCATGGAAGCGCCGACTGAACGTCCCTGTGGTCGCCGCCAGCCGCCGCCTGGCCGCCCTGCCCCGCCTGAGCGCGAACGTGCCGCCGTTCCCCGAGCACCTCGCCGACGGCGCCCTGGCCGACACCGCTCCGGGGCCGGTCTGGGCCGTCGCCCCGGCCAGCGTCCGCACCCCGGGCCTGGGCCGCGGACACGGCATGGAGTTTTTCCGCCGCCTCGAGCAGGCCATCGACACCCGTTGCGAGAAGTACAGCCACCGCAGCCCCGTGTTCATCGAGGTCCCCGGCATCAAGGTGCCGCCCACCGAGAGCGGCTCACGCGTCAGCGGACCGATCCCCCTCGAACGGATCCCCACCGCCCTGGACGCCGCCGGCGTGGGCACACTCCTCGTCCCCGTCCTGTGGAGCACCGACGAGGTCCGCGCCCGGGTGAAGGCCGCGATCGCCGCCCAGTGGGGCCCTGGCGAGGACTGGAAGGCCGTCGAGGGCGTCGCCGAACCCGCCGCCGGTGGGCGTATCGAGGTCGTTTTCCTCCACGACAAGGCCGGCGCCCTCGGCCACGGACCGCGCACCAGCGCGGAACGCGAGCGGGATCTGGCGCAGATACTCGCCCCCTACATCCGCGAGGACACGCTCGTCGCGGCGATCTGCGAGACCGACTGGGACCCCGAGCGCTGGTACCTGAGCGTCGAAGCCCGCGAGAAGGCAGAGGCCGAGGACGGCAAGTGGCCCTCCAAGCAGGCTCTCGCGCGCCTCGCAGCGACCTCCCAGTACATCAAGCAGGCCCCGCCGCCGGTCCCCACCCACACCCGGGAGGGCAAGCCCTACAACGAGAAGTACCGCGCGAAGAAGGTCGCCTCCCGCCAGAGCGGCCTCGACAGCTCGACCGCGAACGTGCTGCGCGAGATCCTCAGCGGCGTCGGCGCCACCGACCACCGCCTCGGTGCCGCGTTCGGCAAACTGCCGCTCGAGAACTGGTGGCACATCGGCATCCACGTCCGCCGCCACGCCCAGCGCCGCACACCCGGCAAACGCCGCACCACCGAACCGGCACCGATCACCGCAACCCTCACCGCCATGCGCCCCACCGGCGGAAAGGACGACCCCTGGCAGATCTGGGCCTACAGCCCGCAGGCCGGGCGGTGGCAGCCCCACAGCCCGGCCACCACCGCGCTGCACGCCACCGACCTCGCCTGGGACGTCAGCGGATACCGCCCTGCTGCGGACGAGACACTCCAGGCCCGCGCCGCCGCGGACATCGTCGAGCAGGCCCTCATCGCCAGCCGCACCCAACTCCCCGCACCAGCCCCCGCGGTGCTCTACGTCGACGGCGACACCGCCGAGTACATCTGGGTGGGCCTCACCGACGAAGCCCTGGGCCAGGACCCGCCGCCCGGCATGCCCCGACCGGCGTCCTGGCTACCCGGCCACAGCCTCCCCCGCACCCAGCGACCCCTGGCCACCGTCCGCGTCATCGGCGACCTGGAACGCATCGGCCGCCCCACCGGGGCCCACATGCGCACCAGCGACGGCACCTGGCGCGCCACCGACACCACCAACAGCCTCTTCCAACTCGCCACCGACGACGGCACCCTCACCTACCCCGACCTCCTGCTCGTCAACGTCCCCCGCACCTGGGCCGCCGGCCCCTCCGGCCGCTTCGGCAAGGACGAGACACGCTTCGAAAGCAGCAGCCAGAACAAGAACGGCTACGCCCACACCGCCACCCGGTTCACCGTCATCACCCAGAGCCCCGACGCCGACTGCGACCTCATCGGAGCCGCCGCCGCCGTCCTGACCAACCAGGGCATCACCTCCGACGTCCGCCAAAGCACCCCCACCCCCCTCCACCTCGCCCGCAGGATGGACTCCACCCACCCCTACTACCGCCGCACCGCGGAGAGCGCCGAGGACGCCCCCGATGCCGCCGAAGACGGGAACACCGCGCAGGCGGAGACGACCAGCCTGTGA
- a CDS encoding HEPN domain-containing protein, with protein MESPSQLRQAALAWLDQARYLPSIPQAVSDAALASRPEWDDLSNAVAMAAPVSGHRDLYGKLTGDWLPRWSVILGASGLGDATRLIARGATVSVEEVADSFVAFCTAPALGAEDWLLLTGDLPEGARVPVGHYTLQTFTTDELKQLGPMPALYGLQLGGLDLDLLIGAPFVHAPNPDRTPDRRGTHWFETAGPRPEARHWRALLPLILWSEDLLHVDAVFRVERGRYFELNRNDVPTTIETIASRHGTPVEIEARKTGSFHHAPADLPRMQAFCSAVTARIDAVMAGATSGRTLPRKRARRLERAARHLLQAYQRTPSDNEVWEQEIDELHLDYVIALEALIASPNDKHDGISKKMQTRTAALFPPALRELVTKAVRDAYNARSLYVHGDLLKEQEESKRQTQLRELRLIVRQVVLRWLILTPHDTEDLAPRLDAAADCGSCEQAIDEPLRAFFQETTTRDDIRS; from the coding sequence ATGGAAAGCCCCTCCCAGCTACGTCAAGCCGCCCTCGCCTGGCTTGATCAGGCACGTTATCTCCCCTCCATTCCCCAGGCCGTCTCTGACGCAGCGCTTGCATCGCGGCCGGAGTGGGATGACCTGAGCAACGCAGTGGCCATGGCGGCGCCGGTGTCGGGGCACCGTGACCTGTACGGAAAGCTAACTGGTGACTGGCTGCCCCGATGGTCCGTGATTCTGGGTGCATCCGGGCTGGGCGACGCGACCCGTTTGATCGCCCGAGGGGCCACTGTGTCGGTGGAGGAGGTCGCGGATAGTTTCGTTGCCTTCTGTACGGCCCCGGCACTGGGTGCCGAGGACTGGCTGCTGCTGACCGGCGATCTTCCTGAAGGTGCACGAGTTCCGGTGGGGCACTACACCCTGCAGACCTTCACCACCGACGAACTGAAGCAGCTGGGCCCCATGCCCGCGCTCTATGGCTTGCAGCTGGGCGGGCTCGACCTCGATCTTCTAATCGGTGCGCCCTTCGTCCATGCCCCGAACCCTGACCGTACGCCGGACCGCAGAGGGACCCACTGGTTCGAGACCGCCGGTCCTCGGCCGGAAGCCCGCCACTGGAGAGCGCTGCTCCCCCTTATCCTGTGGAGCGAAGACCTGTTGCACGTCGATGCCGTGTTCAGAGTCGAGCGCGGCCGGTACTTTGAACTGAACCGAAACGACGTACCGACCACCATTGAGACCATTGCGAGTCGCCACGGGACCCCGGTCGAAATCGAAGCCCGTAAGACGGGGAGCTTCCATCACGCGCCGGCAGATCTGCCGCGGATGCAGGCCTTCTGCTCCGCAGTAACCGCCAGGATCGATGCCGTCATGGCTGGCGCAACCAGCGGCCGCACATTGCCCAGGAAACGTGCCCGACGGCTTGAACGGGCCGCCCGACACCTGCTGCAGGCCTACCAGCGCACCCCCAGCGACAACGAAGTATGGGAGCAAGAGATAGACGAGCTGCACTTGGACTACGTCATCGCTCTGGAAGCCCTGATAGCCAGTCCCAACGACAAGCACGACGGCATCAGCAAGAAGATGCAGACTCGCACGGCCGCCCTGTTCCCCCCAGCGCTGCGCGAACTCGTCACGAAGGCAGTGCGGGACGCATACAACGCACGGTCCTTGTATGTACACGGAGACCTGCTCAAAGAGCAGGAGGAGAGCAAAAGGCAGACTCAGCTGCGTGAGCTGCGGCTGATCGTGCGGCAGGTGGTTCTGCGCTGGCTCATCCTCACCCCCCACGACACCGAGGATCTCGCACCACGTCTCGACGCCGCAGCCGACTGCGGCAGCTGTGAGCAGGCCATTGACGAGCCTCTGCGCGCCTTCTTCCAGGAAACGACGACACGGGACGATATCCGCTCCTGA